One genomic region from Dehalobacter restrictus DSM 9455 encodes:
- a CDS encoding nitroreductase family protein, which translates to MLDLLYDRRSIRKYSPAAIEKDKIQNLVKAALLAPSGRGIQPQRFIIVEDHDLLQKLSLAREHGSAFLSGAPLCIVVLADSSLTDVWTEDASIAAIIIQLAAKSMGLGSCWVQVRNRNQSEGKTTEEYIQEVLNIPQGLKVECMIGLGYPAEQKLRRTEQDLQYQNIFVNQYGTEFLNKY; encoded by the coding sequence ATGCTTGATTTGTTATATGATAGAAGAAGTATCCGTAAATATAGTCCGGCCGCAATAGAAAAAGATAAAATCCAAAATCTGGTCAAGGCTGCTTTGTTGGCCCCTTCTGGTAGAGGGATTCAGCCGCAGCGTTTCATCATTGTGGAAGATCATGACCTGCTTCAGAAACTTTCCTTGGCCAGAGAGCACGGCTCAGCTTTCTTAAGCGGAGCCCCTTTGTGCATTGTGGTTCTGGCGGACAGCAGTCTAACCGATGTCTGGACCGAAGATGCATCCATAGCTGCGATCATTATTCAATTGGCCGCAAAATCGATGGGACTAGGCTCCTGCTGGGTTCAGGTCAGAAACAGAAATCAGTCCGAGGGAAAGACCACGGAAGAATATATCCAGGAAGTGCTGAATATACCTCAAGGCTTAAAAGTGGAATGTATGATTGGGCTTGGATATCCTGCTGAACAAAAATTACGCAGGACGGAGCAAGATTTGCAGTATCAAAATATATTTGTCAATCAATACGGAACAGAATTTCTAAACAAATATTAA
- the hypE gene encoding hydrogenase expression/formation protein HypE → MKIVMAHGSGGNATRELIKDLFHKYLANDYLDKMEDSAILPVSEYPLAMTTDSFVVTPLEFPGGDIGKLAVCGTVNDLWMAGAEPQYLTAGFILEEGLDLDLLDRVVASLSRTAKEAGIKIVAGDTKVVQGNGGLYINTAGLGFRKSGRHIGTDVIREGDALIVSGDLGNHHACIMSQRMEIVNSIQSDCANLGPMVEDLLQAGIEVRAMRDITRGGLGTVLNEIAEASNHAVEIEEKSIPVDPEVKSFCDILGLDPLYMANEGKFLCITAQEHAERALNILKQNPLGTKARLIGSVTETGKPLVTVKTRLGGKRVIDVLYGEGLPRIC, encoded by the coding sequence ATGAAGATTGTAATGGCGCATGGGAGCGGCGGCAATGCTACCAGGGAGCTTATCAAAGATCTTTTTCATAAATATTTAGCCAACGATTACCTTGATAAAATGGAAGATTCGGCAATCCTGCCTGTTTCCGAATACCCTCTGGCGATGACCACCGATTCTTTTGTGGTCACGCCTCTGGAATTCCCGGGCGGGGATATCGGCAAGCTTGCTGTCTGTGGAACGGTAAACGATCTCTGGATGGCAGGAGCCGAGCCTCAGTATCTGACAGCGGGATTTATTCTCGAAGAAGGCCTCGATCTGGATTTGCTTGACCGCGTCGTCGCTTCACTGAGCAGAACGGCTAAGGAAGCAGGCATCAAAATTGTTGCCGGAGATACCAAAGTCGTTCAGGGAAATGGCGGTTTGTATATCAACACAGCCGGTCTTGGTTTCAGAAAAAGCGGCAGGCACATTGGCACAGATGTGATCCGTGAGGGAGATGCGCTCATCGTTAGCGGTGATTTGGGCAACCATCACGCCTGCATCATGTCTCAGCGCATGGAGATTGTCAATTCAATCCAAAGTGACTGTGCAAATCTTGGACCAATGGTTGAAGATTTGCTTCAGGCAGGCATTGAGGTCCGCGCGATGAGGGATATTACCCGGGGGGGCTTAGGCACGGTTCTGAATGAGATTGCCGAAGCTTCAAACCATGCCGTAGAAATCGAGGAGAAAAGCATTCCTGTGGATCCGGAAGTCAAATCCTTCTGTGATATCTTAGGCCTGGATCCGCTCTATATGGCCAATGAAGGAAAGTTTCTCTGTATCACTGCTCAGGAACATGCGGAACGGGCTCTGAATATTCTAAAGCAAAATCCTCTTGGCACCAAGGCGAGGCTGATTGGCAGCGTCACAGAGACCGGAAAACCTCTCGTAACAGTGAAAACAAGACTCGGAGGGAAAAGGGTTATCGATGTCTTATATGGTGAAGGCCTTCCAAGGATTTGTTAG
- a CDS encoding zf-TFIIB domain-containing protein encodes MDCPVCHVKLQMTERKGVEIDYCPQCRGIWLDRGELDKIIEKSQSESSTQERRPGYVNEYGNYEHENKHHDREHEHAYDRDHYGKNSKQRRGSFLSDLFDFGGD; translated from the coding sequence ATGGATTGTCCGGTGTGTCATGTGAAATTGCAGATGACGGAACGCAAAGGAGTAGAAATTGATTACTGCCCACAGTGCCGCGGGATCTGGCTCGATCGCGGCGAATTGGACAAAATTATCGAAAAATCTCAATCCGAGAGCAGTACTCAGGAACGCAGACCTGGATATGTGAATGAATACGGAAATTATGAGCATGAAAACAAACATCATGATCGTGAACATGAGCATGCGTATGATCGGGACCATTACGGCAAAAATTCGAAGCAACGCAGGGGATCTTTTTTAAGTGATCTATTCGATTTTGGCGGTGACTGA
- a CDS encoding LTA synthase family protein — MSYMVKAFQGFVRSPLRTRKLSAKGFLIWIAATAFVQVIIAEMIQRGDFKSALVWIYSNLLVFLMNDFLAIVLLCFFLFLTGNLRLTVISSSVLLILLSLTNMVKKQFLGDPLFPWDFGRFDQVYNLLPKISGEVLPVLFFLGVMIIVLILAGVFFVPKYRLRLRTRMGVLAGVAILIPLLVFYRHTPLQTLFKMAEIEHIYWVQTQNSLQNGFLLGFMMNTEYIMVLKPAGYSEETISKITAEDKAGSSAAAAGVQDSGMKPDIVVILDESFWDPTRLPKVAFSEDPLPNFRELSNEGTSGEILSPVFGGSTANVEFEFLTGLSTNFLPQGAIAYQQYVTKSLPALPNLLQRYGYETTAIHPYHGWFYDRDKIYPLLGFQHFYSLEDFNGAKIDGEYIADIEVSKRIIQELQTADQPEFIFAVTMQNHGPYPADRYSDHTVSTSGSLTSEGKGILDTYAEGVRDADASLAYLTDYLRKSDRPTIVVYFGDHLPFLGKDYQVYKETGYITGNENEWSTGDTLKMKSVPLIIWSNDQQDTVETNANADTDTDTDTDTSSADAAKTIRSATDLGLISPSFLGAYLLKQLNYPGNTIFEYTGRMADVLPVYGKSVFVDQYGQTYDELPSSFQEAEKDYWLLEYDLLFGKQYSKK; from the coding sequence ATGTCTTATATGGTGAAGGCCTTCCAAGGATTTGTTAGAAGCCCTTTAAGAACCAGGAAGCTGTCAGCTAAGGGCTTCCTGATCTGGATTGCAGCTACAGCATTCGTCCAGGTCATTATTGCTGAAATGATCCAACGGGGAGATTTTAAATCAGCTCTTGTATGGATCTATTCCAATCTCCTGGTATTTTTAATGAACGATTTTTTGGCAATTGTACTTCTGTGTTTTTTTCTTTTTCTTACAGGGAATCTGCGGCTTACGGTCATTTCTTCATCCGTCCTGCTGATTTTACTTTCGTTAACAAATATGGTAAAGAAACAGTTTTTAGGGGATCCTTTATTTCCCTGGGATTTTGGGAGATTCGATCAGGTTTATAATCTGTTGCCTAAGATTTCTGGAGAAGTGCTGCCGGTCCTTTTTTTTCTTGGCGTGATGATTATCGTCCTTATTCTGGCCGGGGTATTCTTTGTTCCGAAATATCGCCTACGCTTAAGGACCAGGATGGGTGTTCTTGCGGGCGTCGCTATTCTGATACCATTGCTGGTTTTTTACCGGCATACGCCGCTACAGACGTTGTTTAAAATGGCCGAAATCGAACATATCTACTGGGTCCAAACCCAAAACAGCTTACAGAACGGTTTTCTTCTGGGTTTCATGATGAACACGGAATATATCATGGTTTTGAAGCCAGCTGGCTATAGTGAAGAAACCATCAGCAAGATCACAGCCGAGGACAAAGCCGGTTCGTCAGCGGCGGCTGCTGGTGTTCAGGACAGCGGAATGAAGCCGGATATTGTTGTCATTCTGGATGAATCTTTCTGGGATCCTACCAGGCTTCCGAAGGTTGCTTTTTCTGAAGATCCGCTGCCGAATTTTCGAGAATTAAGCAACGAGGGCACTTCTGGCGAGATATTATCCCCGGTGTTTGGAGGAAGTACGGCTAATGTGGAATTTGAGTTTTTGACAGGATTATCGACCAATTTCCTGCCACAGGGAGCGATTGCTTACCAGCAGTATGTCACAAAATCCCTGCCTGCTTTGCCGAACTTGCTTCAGCGTTACGGCTACGAGACGACGGCCATTCATCCCTACCACGGCTGGTTCTATGACAGGGACAAGATTTACCCGCTGCTGGGTTTTCAGCACTTTTATAGTCTGGAAGATTTCAACGGGGCCAAAATTGACGGTGAATATATTGCAGATATCGAAGTCAGTAAAAGAATTATTCAAGAGCTTCAAACAGCCGATCAGCCGGAATTCATTTTTGCTGTAACGATGCAAAATCACGGTCCTTATCCGGCGGACCGTTACAGTGATCATACGGTCAGTACATCCGGCAGTCTTACATCCGAAGGAAAAGGGATTTTAGACACCTATGCGGAAGGCGTACGGGATGCAGATGCGTCGCTGGCTTATCTGACTGACTATTTGCGGAAATCGGACAGGCCAACAATCGTCGTTTATTTTGGGGACCACCTGCCTTTTTTGGGCAAGGATTATCAGGTCTATAAAGAAACCGGCTATATTACCGGGAATGAAAACGAATGGTCAACGGGGGACACCTTAAAAATGAAATCGGTCCCGCTGATCATCTGGTCAAACGATCAGCAGGACACTGTTGAAACAAATGCAAATGCAGATACAGATACAGATACAGATACAGATACAAGTTCTGCGGACGCAGCCAAAACGATACGAAGTGCCACAGATTTGGGACTTATCAGTCCGTCGTTTCTAGGGGCCTATTTGTTGAAACAGCTGAATTATCCAGGGAATACTATTTTTGAGTATACCGGTCGGATGGCAGATGTACTGCCCGTTTATGGCAAATCGGTCTTCGTTGACCAATATGGGCAGACGTACGACGAGCTTCCTTCATCATTTCAGGAAGCAGAAAAAGATTACTGGCTGCTGGAATATGACTTGTTATTTGGAAAGCAATATTCAAAAAAATAA